A single region of the Glycine max cultivar Williams 82 chromosome 20, Glycine_max_v4.0, whole genome shotgun sequence genome encodes:
- the LOC102660309 gene encoding zinc-finger homeodomain protein 11, giving the protein MDLTSSTTHNTNTTQTLEAANTITITTKATPPIPTTTLKSLSFTNGTLKRHPITTVAPPPSMVVSYKECLKNHAASIGGHALDGCGEFMPSSSTVPSDPRSLKCAACGCHRNFHRREPQENNLNNNLKNNNPTFLNCIYSTPSAPAPLSHRAMSQSTSPSLSSSPSHSPSPISSPSPPPLSHVPPYHASAPHMLLALGTAYSPAPSDEHQYQQKSFNFSMMRSENASKKRYRTKFSKEQKEKMHGFSEKLGWRMQKGDDGLVQEFCNEIGVSRGVFKVWMHNNKNTLRKKPEDGIGNANAPQSNNDDGNANGGSGGFDSDINNPYNPNSNNNDNDIHMNEEDGCVNNVVHVSLNEMSS; this is encoded by the coding sequence ATGGACCTAACCTCCAGCACTACCcacaacacaaacacaacaCAAACCTTAGAAGCTGCTAATACTATTACTATTACTACTAAAGCCACCCCACCAATTCCCACCACCACCCTAAAGTCTCTATCTTTCACCAACGGCACACTCAAGCGCCACCCCATCACCACCGTTGCTCCGCCGCCGTCCATGGTGGTTTCCTACAAAGAATGCCTCAAAAACCACGCCGCCAGCATCGGCGGCCATGCCCTCGACGGCTGCGGCGAGTTCATGCCGTCCTCCTCCACCGTCCCCTCCGATCCCCGCTCTCTAAAATGCGCCGCGTGCGGCTGCCACCGCAACTTCCACCGCCGCGAACCCCAAGAAAACAACCTCAACAACAACCTTAAAAACAACAACCCCACGTTTTTAAACTGCATCTACAGTACCCCATCAGCTCCAGCACCACTTTCACACCGAGCCATGAGCCAAAGCACATCACCGAGCCTGAGTTCAAGCCCGAGCCACAGCCCAAGCCCGATATCAAGCCCATCACCGCCGCCACTCTCGCACGTGCCACCCTACCACGCTTCAGCGCCACACATGCTTCTAGCCCTCGGCACTGCTTATTCTCCTGCACCCTCTGACGAACACCAATACCAACAAAAAAGCTTCAATTTTTCGATGATGAGGAGCGAGAACGCTAGCAAGAAGAGGTACAGGACCAAGTTCAGCAAGGAGCAGAAGGAGAAGATGCATGGATTCTCTGAGAAATTGGGGTGGAGAATGCAGAAAGGGGATGATGGGTTGGTCCAAGAATTCTGCAATGAGATTGGGGTCTCAAGAGGGGTTTTCAAAGTGTGGATGCATAACAATAAGAACACTCTTAGGAAGAAACCTGAAGATGGAATTGGAAATGCAAATGCTCCTCAAAGTAATAATGATGATGGCAATGCTAATGGTGGTAGTGGTGGATTTGATAGTGATATCAACAACCCCTACAACCCAAATAGCAACAACAATGACAATGATATTCACATGAATGAAGAAGATGGGTGTGTCAACAATGTTGTTCATGTTTCTCTTAATGAGATGTCATCTTAG